In Streptomyces nojiriensis, one genomic interval encodes:
- a CDS encoding ATP-binding protein: MNQETCLVATLPSTPRGARAARALTVTQLAEHRLPFEDAAQVVAELAANAVTHGRVPGRNFRLALRLTDGPTLRIEVSDTRREFAPSAVPAGPGAESGRGLVLVSAFAARWGVDHGPAPLKTVWAEMDLGSPISPDRGFRDPVARPPVTHDA; the protein is encoded by the coding sequence GTGAATCAGGAAACCTGCCTCGTCGCCACGCTCCCGTCCACCCCGCGCGGAGCACGCGCCGCCCGCGCCCTCACGGTCACCCAACTCGCGGAACATCGACTTCCGTTCGAGGATGCCGCGCAGGTCGTCGCCGAGCTCGCCGCGAACGCCGTGACCCACGGCCGGGTGCCGGGGCGGAACTTCCGGCTCGCGTTGCGGCTCACGGACGGGCCTACGCTCCGTATCGAGGTGTCGGACACAAGGCGGGAGTTCGCGCCGTCCGCAGTGCCGGCGGGGCCAGGGGCGGAGTCGGGGCGGGGGCTGGTCCTGGTCTCCGCGTTCGCCGCGCGCTGGGGGGTCGATCACGGGCCCGCGCCGCTGAAAACGGTATGGGCGGAAATGGATTTGGGAAGTCCGATTTCACCGGATCGAGGTTTCCGCGATCCGGTGGCTCGACCACCGGTCACGCACGACGCCTAA
- a CDS encoding GNAT family N-acetyltransferase: protein MSDDLPDGYEISTDAARLDVGLVHRWLSEDAYWALGRSRQKQEDAIAGSVNFGLYDQASGAQLAYARVVTDRATFAWLCDVYVDPGARGKGLGGALVDAVCAHLEPYGLRRVLLATADAHAVYERAGFEPLTTPGKWMALGQQ, encoded by the coding sequence ATGAGCGATGACCTTCCCGACGGATACGAGATCTCCACCGACGCCGCCCGACTGGACGTCGGTCTCGTCCACCGGTGGCTGTCCGAAGACGCGTACTGGGCGCTGGGGCGCAGTCGGCAGAAGCAGGAGGACGCCATCGCGGGCTCCGTGAACTTCGGCCTCTACGACCAGGCCTCCGGGGCCCAGCTCGCGTACGCCCGCGTCGTCACCGACCGGGCCACCTTCGCCTGGCTCTGCGACGTCTACGTAGATCCGGGCGCCCGCGGCAAGGGGCTGGGCGGGGCCCTCGTCGACGCGGTGTGCGCGCACCTGGAGCCGTACGGGCTGCGCCGGGTGCTGCTCGCCACCGCCGACGCGCACGCCGTCTACGAGCGGGCGGGCTTCGAGCCCCTCACCACGCCCGGGAAGTGGATGGCCCTCGGGCAGCAGTAG
- a CDS encoding LacI family DNA-binding transcriptional regulator — protein MTARLADIAAQAGVSEATVSRVLNGKPGVAAGTRESVLAALDVLGYERPVKLRQRSAGLVGLITPELDNPIFPALAQVIGQALTRQGYTPVLATQTPGGSTEDELTEMLVDRGVSGIIFVSGLHADTTADMGRYDQLRGQGVPYVLINGFSEKVQAPFVSPDDRAAMVLAVTHLTALGHTRIGLAVGPKRFVPVLRKIEGFRLGMKERLGLGEAEIEGLIQHSLYSLEGGQAAAAALISRGCTAVVCASDMMALGAIRAARQQGLKVPQDVSVVGFDDSPLIAFTDPPLTTIRQPVQAMGQAAVRTLLEEIGGTPAPHSEFVFLPELVVRGSTASGPDQRRRD, from the coding sequence GTGACCGCACGGCTAGCCGACATCGCAGCCCAGGCGGGGGTCAGCGAAGCCACAGTCAGCCGCGTGCTCAACGGCAAGCCCGGTGTGGCCGCAGGCACCCGCGAGTCCGTGCTGGCCGCCCTCGACGTACTCGGCTACGAGCGGCCCGTGAAGCTGCGCCAGCGCAGTGCGGGGCTCGTCGGTCTGATAACTCCCGAACTGGACAACCCGATCTTCCCGGCGCTCGCCCAGGTCATCGGCCAGGCCCTGACCCGGCAGGGGTACACGCCGGTGCTGGCCACGCAGACGCCCGGCGGGTCCACCGAGGACGAGCTGACCGAGATGCTGGTCGACCGCGGGGTCTCCGGGATCATCTTCGTCTCCGGCCTGCACGCCGACACCACGGCCGACATGGGCCGCTACGACCAACTCCGCGGGCAGGGCGTCCCGTACGTCCTCATCAACGGGTTCTCCGAGAAGGTGCAGGCCCCCTTCGTCTCCCCCGACGACCGGGCCGCGATGGTCCTCGCCGTCACCCACCTGACCGCGCTCGGGCACACCCGCATCGGGCTCGCGGTCGGGCCGAAGCGCTTCGTGCCGGTCCTGCGCAAGATCGAGGGCTTCCGGCTCGGGATGAAGGAGCGGCTCGGACTCGGCGAGGCCGAGATCGAGGGGCTGATCCAGCACTCCCTCTATTCGCTGGAGGGCGGGCAGGCCGCCGCGGCCGCGCTGATCTCGCGCGGCTGCACGGCGGTGGTGTGCGCGAGCGACATGATGGCGCTCGGCGCGATCCGGGCGGCCCGGCAGCAGGGCCTGAAGGTCCCGCAGGACGTGTCGGTGGTCGGCTTCGACGACTCCCCGCTCATAGCGTTCACCGACCCGCCGCTGACGACCATCCGCCAGCCCGTACAGGCGATGGGGCAGGCGGCGGTCCGGACCCTGCTGGAGGAGATCGGCGGCACGCCGGCCCCGCACAGCGAGTTCGTCTTCCTCCCCGAGCTGGTGGTGCGCGGCTCCACGGCCTCCGGCCCGGACCAGCGCCGCCGCGACTAG
- a CDS encoding DUF397 domain-containing protein: MKPSVEGLAALTWVKSSYSTNDGPDCVEVAHTPAAVLVRDSKRPEYARLAVTPAAWSGFVAHAVTS; the protein is encoded by the coding sequence ATGAAGCCGTCGGTGGAGGGCCTGGCCGCACTCACGTGGGTCAAGAGCAGCTACAGCACCAACGACGGCCCCGACTGCGTCGAGGTCGCCCACACCCCCGCCGCCGTCCTCGTCCGGGACTCCAAGCGTCCCGAGTACGCCCGACTCGCGGTCACCCCGGCCGCCTGGAGCGGCTTCGTCGCCCACGCCGTCACCTCGTGA
- a CDS encoding glycoside hydrolase family 13 protein: MTHDSTAVQLASSSSKATASGGWWRDAVIYQVYVRSFADSDGDGIGDLRGARSRLPHLARLGVDAVWLTPFYVSPQADGGYDVADYRAVDPLFGDLSDADELVRAAHALGLRVIVDVVPNHTSEQHPWFRAALAGEPGARERYHFRPGRGPDGAQPPNDWESIFGGPAWTRVADGAWYLHLFAPEQPDLDWDHPEVAAEFASVLRFWLDLGIDGFRIDVAHGMVKAPDLPDIGRGAQATLIGTEPLPFFDQDGVHEIHRSWRRLLDSYGGGRIGVAEAWAPTSERLALYVRPDELHQAFNFRFLNCPWDPAAMRTVIDESLAATTAVGAPTTWVLSNHDVVRHVTRYGGGARGLARARAAALLMLALPGSAYLYQGEELGLPEVADLPDRVRQDPAFRRGRRRLWDTDGPAGPVGSEGSEGKAGGAGSPAPDSATASEPEGQDGLRDGCRVPLPWSGAEPPYGFGPAGSWLPQPAGWGGLSVAAQTGDPHSTLELYRAALELRRAMPGLGAPEAGTGAGTGAGAGADAAAEAPYGPYACGMRWQSAPEGVLLFTRPGFACTLNSRPDPVELPAPGRPVLSSAPVETDGRTVRLPPDSCTWWSL, encoded by the coding sequence ATGACCCATGACTCGACGGCCGTCCAGCTTGCAAGCTCTTCCAGCAAAGCGACCGCGAGCGGTGGCTGGTGGCGCGATGCCGTCATCTATCAGGTGTACGTACGCTCCTTCGCCGACAGCGACGGAGACGGCATCGGGGACCTGCGCGGGGCCCGCTCCCGCCTCCCCCACCTCGCCCGTCTCGGGGTCGACGCCGTGTGGCTCACCCCCTTCTACGTCTCCCCACAGGCGGACGGCGGCTACGACGTCGCCGACTACCGGGCCGTCGACCCCCTCTTCGGGGACCTCTCCGACGCCGACGAGCTGGTCCGGGCCGCGCACGCGCTGGGGCTGCGGGTCATCGTGGACGTGGTGCCGAACCACACCTCCGAGCAGCACCCGTGGTTCCGCGCCGCCCTCGCCGGGGAGCCGGGGGCCCGCGAGCGCTACCACTTCCGCCCCGGGCGGGGGCCGGACGGCGCCCAGCCCCCGAACGACTGGGAGTCGATCTTCGGCGGCCCCGCCTGGACCCGGGTCGCCGACGGCGCGTGGTACCTGCACCTCTTCGCCCCCGAGCAGCCCGACCTCGACTGGGACCACCCCGAGGTCGCCGCCGAATTCGCCTCCGTCCTGCGCTTCTGGCTCGACCTCGGCATCGACGGGTTCCGCATCGACGTCGCCCACGGCATGGTCAAGGCCCCGGACCTGCCGGACATCGGCCGCGGCGCCCAGGCCACCCTCATCGGCACCGAGCCGCTCCCCTTCTTCGATCAGGACGGGGTCCACGAGATCCACCGCTCCTGGCGCCGCCTCCTCGACTCCTACGGGGGCGGGCGCATCGGGGTCGCCGAGGCCTGGGCGCCCACCTCGGAGCGGCTCGCCCTGTACGTGCGCCCCGACGAACTGCACCAGGCCTTCAATTTCCGCTTCCTGAACTGCCCGTGGGACCCCGCCGCGATGCGCACCGTCATCGACGAGTCCCTGGCCGCCACCACCGCCGTCGGCGCCCCCACCACCTGGGTGCTGTCCAACCACGACGTCGTACGCCATGTGACGCGCTACGGCGGCGGGGCCCGCGGCCTGGCCCGGGCGCGGGCGGCCGCCCTGCTGATGCTGGCCCTGCCCGGGTCGGCGTACCTCTACCAGGGCGAGGAGCTCGGCCTCCCGGAGGTGGCGGACCTCCCGGACCGGGTCCGCCAGGACCCGGCCTTCCGCCGCGGGCGCCGTCGGCTGTGGGACACGGACGGCCCGGCGGGGCCCGTGGGGTCGGAGGGGTCGGAGGGGAAGGCCGGCGGGGCAGGGTCCCCCGCCCCCGATTCCGCGACCGCGTCGGAGCCTGAAGGACAGGACGGGCTGCGCGACGGGTGCCGGGTGCCGCTGCCCTGGTCCGGTGCGGAGCCCCCGTACGGCTTCGGGCCGGCCGGCAGCTGGCTCCCGCAGCCCGCCGGCTGGGGCGGCCTCAGCGTCGCCGCGCAGACCGGCGACCCGCACTCGACGCTGGAGCTCTACCGCGCCGCCCTAGAGCTGCGCCGGGCGATGCCGGGGCTGGGCGCGCCGGAGGCGGGGACGGGGGCGGGGACGGGGGCCGGGGCGGGTGCCGATGCCGCGGCGGAAGCCCCGTACGGCCCGTACGCATGCGGAATGCGCTGGCAGTCCGCCCCCGAGGGCGTGCTCCTCTTCACCCGCCCCGGCTTCGCCTGCACCCTCAACAGCCGCCCCGACCCGGTCGAACTTCCCGCGCCCGGACGCCCCGTACTCTCCAGCGCCCCGGTGGAGACGGACGGCCGCACCGTCCGGCTTCCCCCGGATTCGTGCACGTGGTGGTCATTGTGA
- a CDS encoding GNAT family N-acetyltransferase has product MFTVRRAAPYDGGVLGEIHAAAWEAAYAPLFDPDFAARGVESRRTRWHDRVGQADTTILLAEHDGRPLALTAFRASTARPGLSEILSFYSHPDSWGSGIAAALMTGTLERLRDDGFARTHLWTLHDTPRSRRFYAKCGFTESGAARPFDFGDGKPLTQVEYERAC; this is encoded by the coding sequence ATGTTCACCGTTCGGCGCGCCGCCCCGTACGACGGGGGCGTCCTCGGCGAGATCCACGCCGCAGCCTGGGAGGCGGCCTACGCCCCCCTCTTCGATCCGGATTTCGCCGCACGCGGCGTCGAGAGCAGACGAACGCGGTGGCACGACAGGGTCGGGCAGGCGGACACCACGATCCTGCTGGCCGAACACGACGGCCGTCCGCTGGCGCTGACCGCCTTCAGGGCCTCGACGGCCCGGCCGGGCCTCTCCGAGATCCTCTCCTTCTACAGCCACCCCGACAGCTGGGGCAGCGGCATCGCGGCCGCGCTGATGACCGGGACGCTGGAGCGGCTGCGCGACGACGGGTTCGCCCGCACCCACCTGTGGACCCTGCACGACACCCCGCGGTCCCGCCGCTTCTACGCCAAGTGCGGTTTCACCGAGAGCGGCGCCGCCCGCCCCTTCGACTTCGGCGACGGGAAGCCCCTCACCCAGGTCGAATACGAGCGGGCGTGTTGA
- a CDS encoding phosphocholine-specific phospholipase C: MAELNRRRFLQLTGGAAALSLLNESIARAAAIPAQGTTGTIADVEHIVVLMQENRSFDHYYGALRGVRGFGDPRPVTLPSGKSVWHQTDNAGKETLPFRPPSDDLGMEFLQGLNHDWAGGQSAFNKGKYDNWVPAKTPATMAYLTRDDIPFHYALADTFTLCDAYHCSFIGSTDPNRYYLWSGHTGNDGTGGGPVLNNAEAGYGWTTYPERLEQAGISWKVYQDIGNGLDAAGSWGWIDDAYRGNYGDNSLLYFNNYRNAQPGNPLHDKARTGTDARTGEGYFDRLRADVAAGTLPQISWIAAPEAFSEHSNWPSNYGAWYIAQVLDALTSNPDVWARTALFITYDENDGFFDHVVPPYAPADANQGLSTTPTSLDVFPGKTGYVAGPYGLGPRVPMLVVSPWSTGGYSCSETFDHTSVIRFMEKRFGVHEPNISPWRRAVCGDLTSAFDFARRDTAAVSLPDTGAWQPQDRERHPDFRATPPAVGSMPRQEKGLRHTRPLKYAPYVDGAALTGEGRFKLTFSGGPDLGAQFYVTSGNRTDAPWTYTTEAGKSISDTWNTRYSAGVTDLTVHGPNGFLRGFRNPGTTSGPEVTARHNATTGNLDLTLTNAGASTATLTVTNAYGGGPKRLTVAKGATVTYSVSLKNTRRWYDVTVTASGSADFGRRFAGKVETGAAGLSDPAILTNQSS, translated from the coding sequence ATGGCAGAACTCAACCGCCGTCGCTTTCTCCAGCTCACCGGTGGCGCCGCCGCCCTGAGCCTGCTCAACGAGAGCATCGCGCGCGCCGCCGCGATCCCCGCGCAGGGGACGACCGGCACCATCGCCGATGTCGAGCACATCGTGGTCCTGATGCAGGAGAACCGTTCCTTCGACCACTACTACGGCGCGCTGCGCGGGGTGCGCGGCTTCGGCGACCCGCGCCCGGTGACCCTGCCCAGCGGCAAGTCCGTCTGGCACCAGACCGACAACGCGGGCAAGGAGACCCTGCCCTTCCGGCCGCCGTCCGACGACCTCGGCATGGAGTTCCTCCAGGGCCTCAACCACGACTGGGCGGGCGGCCAGAGCGCCTTCAACAAGGGCAAGTACGACAACTGGGTGCCCGCCAAGACCCCGGCGACCATGGCGTACCTGACGCGTGACGACATCCCGTTCCACTACGCCCTCGCCGACACGTTCACCCTCTGCGACGCCTACCACTGCTCCTTCATCGGCTCGACCGACCCGAACCGCTACTACCTCTGGTCGGGCCACACCGGCAACGACGGCACGGGCGGCGGCCCGGTCCTCAACAACGCCGAGGCCGGTTACGGCTGGACCACCTACCCCGAGCGCCTGGAGCAGGCGGGCATCTCCTGGAAGGTCTACCAGGACATCGGGAACGGCCTCGACGCCGCCGGATCCTGGGGCTGGATCGACGACGCCTACCGCGGCAACTACGGCGACAACTCGCTCCTCTACTTCAACAACTACCGCAATGCCCAGCCCGGCAACCCGCTCCACGACAAGGCCCGCACCGGCACCGACGCCCGCACCGGCGAGGGCTACTTCGACCGGCTGCGCGCCGACGTCGCCGCCGGCACCCTGCCCCAGATCTCCTGGATCGCCGCCCCCGAGGCGTTCAGCGAGCACTCCAACTGGCCCTCCAACTACGGCGCGTGGTACATCGCGCAGGTGCTGGACGCGCTGACCTCCAACCCCGACGTGTGGGCCCGTACCGCCCTGTTCATCACCTACGACGAGAACGACGGCTTCTTCGACCACGTCGTCCCGCCGTACGCCCCGGCCGACGCCAACCAGGGCCTGTCGACCACGCCGACCTCCCTCGACGTCTTCCCCGGCAAGACGGGCTACGTCGCCGGACCGTACGGGCTGGGCCCGCGCGTCCCGATGCTCGTCGTCTCGCCGTGGAGCACCGGCGGCTACTCCTGCTCCGAGACCTTCGACCACACCTCCGTGATCCGCTTCATGGAGAAGCGCTTCGGGGTGCACGAGCCCAACATCTCGCCCTGGCGCCGTGCCGTCTGCGGTGACCTGACCTCGGCCTTCGACTTCGCCCGCCGGGACACGGCCGCGGTGTCGCTGCCCGACACCGGCGCGTGGCAGCCGCAGGACCGCGAGCGCCACCCCGACTTCCGGGCCACCCCGCCGGCCGTGGGGAGCATGCCGCGCCAGGAGAAGGGCCTGCGCCACACCCGTCCGCTGAAGTACGCCCCGTACGTGGACGGCGCCGCGCTCACCGGCGAGGGCAGGTTCAAGCTGACCTTCAGCGGCGGCCCGGACCTGGGCGCGCAGTTCTACGTCACCTCGGGCAACCGCACCGACGCCCCCTGGACGTACACCACCGAGGCCGGCAAGTCGATCTCGGACACCTGGAACACCCGCTACTCCGCCGGCGTCACCGACCTGACCGTCCACGGACCCAACGGCTTCCTGCGGGGCTTCCGCAACCCGGGCACCACCTCCGGCCCCGAGGTCACCGCCCGCCACAACGCCACCACGGGCAACCTGGACCTCACCCTCACCAACGCCGGAGCGTCGACCGCGACGCTCACCGTCACCAATGCCTACGGCGGCGGCCCCAAGCGCCTCACGGTCGCCAAGGGGGCCACCGTCACGTACAGCGTCTCCCTGAAGAACACCCGACGCTGGTACGACGTGACGGTCACCGCGTCCGGGTCCGCGGACTTCGGCCGCCGCTTCGCCGGCAAGGTCGAGACCGGCGCGGCCGGCCTGTCGGACCCGGCGATCCTGACGAACCAGTCGTCCTGA
- a CDS encoding DUF5959 family protein, translated as MAAPPQGHDRPAPVDLIDLRDAAGDRCVVRVTGRYRPGVLTGHDTLRAEVLIFADFVDARLEVFLFQEDLDNWQRDLSRLAPGRGATLGRDRGLVLHLLMQEDRTLWLSVEDPDRLNVLLGIDPQDTWIQEHHQRLDHVRETWPSEVVETAPMTYAWSSGRESPARHDPEGAS; from the coding sequence GTGGCCGCGCCGCCGCAGGGACACGACCGCCCGGCCCCGGTGGACCTGATCGATCTGCGGGACGCGGCGGGCGACCGCTGCGTCGTACGCGTGACGGGCCGCTACCGGCCCGGCGTGCTGACGGGCCACGACACCCTGCGGGCCGAAGTCCTGATCTTCGCGGACTTCGTCGACGCCAGGCTGGAGGTCTTCCTGTTCCAGGAGGACCTCGACAACTGGCAGCGCGACCTGTCGCGGCTCGCGCCGGGACGGGGCGCGACCCTCGGCCGCGACCGCGGGCTGGTTCTCCACCTGCTCATGCAGGAGGACCGCACGCTGTGGCTGAGCGTGGAGGACCCCGACCGTCTGAACGTCCTGCTGGGGATCGACCCCCAGGACACCTGGATCCAGGAGCACCACCAGCGGCTCGACCACGTCCGGGAGACCTGGCCGAGCGAAGTCGTGGAGACGGCTCCCATGACGTACGCGTGGAGCTCCGGCCGCGAGAGCCCGGCCCGGCACGATCCGGAAGGGGCGTCCTAG
- a CDS encoding helix-turn-helix domain-containing protein has product MADQQLSAPVRVPSGIRHINHDHRRGYVKIGNHLAQHRELSMTAIGLATHIQSLPTGCKVTIKALAERFPEGEVRIAAALRELEAHGYLMRSKERLPSGHIVTCTVSYNNPPARLAEAACERREPEPSPDPAPEHEPEPTPAAEAVPEEDVPEVELQARELLARLRLRDPRLVLSERDTVRLAPAVAVWLERGLVPGAVTAALTRALPQTVIHSPAALLAHRLREQLPPRLPDLWSAYPALPDREVHPLRSCEDCDRAFRSPVPGRCTDCAAAASAA; this is encoded by the coding sequence ATGGCTGACCAGCAGCTTAGCGCCCCTGTGCGCGTCCCGTCGGGCATCCGGCACATCAACCACGACCACCGTCGCGGCTACGTCAAGATCGGCAACCATCTCGCCCAGCACCGCGAGCTGAGCATGACGGCGATCGGGCTGGCCACGCACATCCAGTCCCTCCCCACCGGCTGCAAGGTGACCATCAAGGCCCTGGCCGAACGCTTCCCGGAGGGCGAGGTCCGCATCGCAGCCGCCCTGCGCGAGCTGGAGGCGCACGGCTACCTCATGCGCTCCAAGGAGCGGCTCCCGTCCGGGCATATCGTGACCTGCACGGTCTCGTACAACAACCCGCCCGCCAGGTTGGCGGAGGCGGCCTGCGAGCGGCGCGAGCCGGAGCCGTCCCCGGACCCCGCCCCGGAGCACGAGCCCGAGCCCACGCCTGCCGCCGAAGCCGTGCCGGAGGAAGACGTCCCGGAGGTCGAGCTCCAGGCCCGTGAGCTGCTGGCCCGGCTGCGGCTGCGTGATCCCCGGCTGGTGCTGTCCGAGCGCGACACGGTGCGGCTGGCACCGGCCGTGGCCGTCTGGCTGGAGCGCGGGCTCGTACCGGGCGCCGTCACCGCCGCGCTGACGCGTGCACTGCCGCAGACGGTGATCCACTCCCCGGCCGCCCTGCTCGCCCACCGCCTGCGGGAACAGCTACCGCCCCGGCTCCCGGACCTCTGGTCGGCGTACCCCGCGCTCCCCGACCGCGAGGTCCATCCGCTCCGCTCGTGCGAAGACTGCGACCGCGCCTTCCGCTCCCCCGTCCCCGGGCGATGCACGGACTGCGCGGCAGCAGCATCAGCTGCCTGA
- a CDS encoding DUF389 domain-containing protein, which translates to MPMPGRLRDRVLPDHKRRSLEDLQEDLDLSSGDSRAKQSAFWTMLTLSSVIAACGILTDSTATVIGAMIIAPLSTPIMGIALGAVQRRRSTALAFVALGGLLVLLIGAAASLVVPPAYDLLSDSQISSRTSPGLLDLIAALATGFAGAVALSRKDVAAVLPGVAIAISLVPPLVVTGVCAGQTSWWLALGALVLFVSNLLAMVFAGMVVFAALGYTRPGGHPARGGAPRRAYVMVGLLFAAVLLPLAADTVTTVLLNAWTSRTWTAAERWLAASPGAAVTGVDAQSRTFYVHVRSPGALPPIEDLLDDLEGQVPDGLPIVVDATRGQQIVAGKVGG; encoded by the coding sequence ATGCCCATGCCCGGCCGGCTTCGCGACAGGGTCCTGCCCGACCACAAGCGGCGTTCCCTGGAGGACCTCCAGGAGGATCTCGATCTGTCCTCGGGGGACAGCCGGGCGAAGCAGTCGGCCTTCTGGACCATGCTCACGCTGTCCTCCGTGATCGCCGCGTGCGGGATCCTGACGGACTCCACCGCCACCGTCATCGGCGCGATGATCATCGCTCCGCTCTCCACGCCGATCATGGGCATCGCCCTCGGTGCCGTGCAGCGGCGCCGCTCCACCGCCCTCGCCTTCGTGGCGCTCGGCGGCCTGCTGGTGCTCCTGATCGGCGCGGCGGCCTCCCTGGTGGTGCCACCCGCCTACGACCTGCTGTCGGACAGTCAGATCTCCAGCCGGACCTCCCCCGGGCTCCTCGACCTGATCGCCGCGCTCGCCACGGGCTTCGCCGGTGCCGTGGCGCTGTCCCGCAAGGACGTCGCCGCGGTCCTGCCGGGGGTGGCGATCGCGATCTCCCTGGTACCGCCGCTCGTGGTGACGGGCGTGTGCGCCGGCCAGACCTCGTGGTGGCTGGCGCTGGGCGCGCTGGTGCTCTTCGTGTCCAACCTCCTCGCCATGGTGTTCGCCGGCATGGTCGTCTTCGCCGCCCTCGGGTACACCCGGCCCGGCGGCCACCCCGCCCGGGGAGGGGCCCCGCGCCGCGCCTACGTCATGGTCGGGCTGCTGTTCGCGGCGGTCCTGCTGCCGCTGGCCGCCGACACCGTGACCACGGTCCTGCTGAACGCGTGGACCTCGCGGACCTGGACCGCCGCCGAGCGCTGGCTCGCCGCCAGCCCCGGCGCGGCGGTCACCGGGGTCGACGCCCAGTCCAGGACCTTCTACGTCCACGTACGCAGTCCCGGGGCCCTCCCGCCGATCGAGGACCTCCTCGACGACCTCGAAGGACAGGTCCCCGACGGTCTCCCGATCGTGGTCGACGCCACCCGCGGACAGCAGATCGTCGCCGGGAAGGTGGGGGGCTGA
- a CDS encoding helix-turn-helix domain-containing protein produces the protein MSTDGTDESSWELDPEDESGAVIAAVGRQLKMWREASGLDRSKFGERMGYGANLIYKIERGARIPRPEFLDKADEVLGACGKIAAMKEDIQRARYPKKVRDLAKLESQAVEIGSYDNVAVAGLLQTEEYTRALYGVRRPAYSEDETERLVAARVARQEILRRHPAPLLTVVQEEAVLRRPIGGKMVLRRQLEHLLEVGQSRSVEIQVMPTAVDEHAGLAGSLKVMRLKDGTTVGHNEVQLVSRLITEPKEVQILDMRYGMIRAQALTPRASLTFIEKVLGET, from the coding sequence GTGAGCACGGACGGCACGGACGAGTCGAGCTGGGAACTCGACCCTGAGGACGAATCCGGGGCGGTCATCGCCGCGGTGGGACGCCAGTTGAAAATGTGGCGGGAGGCGAGCGGACTTGACCGTTCCAAGTTCGGTGAACGGATGGGTTACGGCGCCAATCTGATCTACAAGATCGAGCGCGGCGCCCGCATTCCGCGTCCGGAGTTCCTGGACAAGGCGGACGAGGTCCTGGGGGCGTGCGGGAAAATCGCCGCCATGAAGGAGGACATTCAGCGGGCGCGGTATCCGAAGAAGGTCCGGGATCTCGCCAAATTGGAATCCCAGGCGGTGGAGATCGGGTCGTACGACAACGTCGCGGTGGCGGGCCTGCTCCAGACCGAGGAGTACACCCGTGCGCTCTATGGGGTGAGGCGCCCGGCTTACTCGGAGGACGAGACCGAGCGTTTGGTCGCGGCGAGGGTGGCGCGCCAGGAAATCCTCCGGCGGCATCCGGCCCCGCTGCTGACCGTCGTGCAGGAAGAGGCTGTCCTCCGGCGGCCCATCGGGGGCAAGATGGTGTTGCGCCGCCAGCTTGAACACCTGCTGGAGGTAGGGCAATCCCGCAGCGTGGAGATCCAGGTGATGCCCACCGCCGTCGACGAGCACGCCGGTCTGGCGGGCTCTCTCAAGGTCATGCGCCTCAAAGACGGAACAACGGTCGGACACAACGAAGTTCAGCTGGTCAGTCGCTTGATCACCGAACCGAAAGAGGTCCAGATCCTGGACATGCGCTATGGCATGATCCGGGCACAGGCTCTGACGCCTCGCGCGTCGCTGACGTTCATCGAGAAGGTACTGGGGGAGACGTGA
- a CDS encoding phosphatase PAP2 family protein, with protein sequence MGESSVKTLETRTDVSSPTVVETETRPGSERTLLSRLRAPRRPRIWFEVLLIAISYWTYSLIRNAVPEQKAAALANADWIWSAERTLGIAVEQSVNHAVNSVTWLIVGMNYYYATLHFVVTIGVLVWIYRFHPGRYAATRMVLFATTGVALVGYYCYPLAPPRLMNGQNFVDTVLVHHTWGSMASGNLKQMSNQYAAMPSMHIGWSLWCGLTIFAVASAPWARILGLLYPTATLVVIVATANHFWLDAVGGMLCLAFGYTVSRSWYGSFAHRLPRHPEHADPHPATELLNRVRTRA encoded by the coding sequence ATGGGTGAATCGAGCGTGAAGACACTGGAAACCCGGACGGACGTCTCATCACCCACCGTGGTTGAGACCGAGACCCGCCCGGGGTCCGAGCGCACCCTGCTCTCCCGGTTGCGTGCCCCGCGCCGGCCCCGGATCTGGTTCGAGGTGCTGCTCATCGCGATCAGCTACTGGACCTACTCGCTGATCCGCAACGCGGTGCCCGAGCAGAAGGCGGCGGCCCTCGCCAACGCCGACTGGATCTGGAGCGCCGAGCGGACCCTCGGCATCGCCGTCGAGCAGTCGGTCAACCACGCGGTCAACTCCGTGACGTGGCTGATCGTGGGCATGAACTACTACTACGCCACGCTCCACTTCGTCGTGACGATCGGCGTGCTGGTCTGGATCTACCGTTTCCATCCGGGGCGGTACGCCGCCACCCGCATGGTCCTCTTCGCCACCACCGGCGTCGCCTTGGTCGGCTACTACTGCTACCCGCTCGCGCCGCCCCGGCTGATGAACGGGCAGAACTTCGTCGACACCGTGCTGGTCCACCACACCTGGGGCTCCATGGCCTCCGGCAACCTCAAGCAGATGTCGAACCAGTACGCCGCGATGCCGTCCATGCACATAGGGTGGTCGCTCTGGTGCGGCCTGACGATCTTCGCGGTCGCCTCGGCCCCCTGGGCCCGGATCCTGGGCCTGCTCTACCCGACGGCGACCCTCGTCGTCATCGTGGCCACCGCCAACCACTTCTGGCTCGACGCCGTGGGCGGCATGCTCTGCCTGGCCTTCGGCTACACGGTCTCGCGGTCCTGGTACGGCTCCTTCGCCCACCGCCTGCCCCGCCACCCCGAGCACGCGGACCCGCACCCGGCCACGGAACTGCTGAACCGGGTCCGCACCCGCGCCTGA